A genomic window from Anticarsia gemmatalis isolate Benzon Research Colony breed Stoneville strain chromosome 24, ilAntGemm2 primary, whole genome shotgun sequence includes:
- the Nop56 gene encoding nop56 ribonucleoprotein, translating to MSKLYVLYEHSAGFALFRVAEFEELAAFLPQVEESVTDLQRFNSVVTLIAFQPFKSAVVALENINSISEGILPEDLNLFLEGALPKRKKRGKCSLGVLDPKLGAAISEALEIPCTHTGAVPEILRGIRHHFHALIKGLTLKACSVAQLGLGHSYSRARVKFNVHRVDNMIIQSIALLDQLDKDVNTFSMRIREWYSYHFPELINIVPENNLYTRCAEYIKDRKTLNEESVEPLTEILGDSEKAQAIIDASKMSMGMDISPVDLINIQMFAGRVVALSNYRKQISEYLHTKMQSVAPNLTTLVGDQVGARLISKAGSLTSLAKYPASTLQILGAEKALFRALKTRSNTPKYGLLYHSSFIGRAGLKNKGRISRYLANKCSIASRIDCFSETQSSVFGEKLRQQVEDRLKFYETGDIPKKNIEVMKEAIDELQQSVEAEASAKKKKKKKKKERDEAMDED from the exons atg AGTAAGTTGTACGTGTTGTACGAACACAGCGCGGGCTTCGCGTTGTTTCGTGTGGCCGAATTTGAAGAGCTTGCAGCTTTCCTGCCTCAGGTAGAGGAGTCTGTGACTGATCTGCAGAGGTTCAACTCTGTGGTGACGCTCATTGCTTTCCAACCATTCAAATCGGCCGTGGTTGCTTTGgaaaatattaattctatatCTGAAG GTATATTGCCAGAAGATTTGAACCTGTTCTTGGAGGGAGCCCTGCCCAAGCGCAAGAAGCGTGGCAAATGCTCCCTCGGAGTACTGGATCCTAAACTGGGAGCTGCCATCAGTGAAGCTCTCGAGATACCATGCACACACACTGGTGCCGTTCCCGAGATTCTGCGAG GTATCCGTCACCACTTCCACGCCCTCATCAAAGGCCTCACTCTCAAGGCATGCAGCGTGGCGCAGCTGGGTCTCGGGCACTCGTACTCGCGAGCCCGAGTCAAGTTCAATGTGCACCGAGTTGACAACATGATCATTCAGTCCATTGCACTGCTGGACCAGCTGGACAAAGATGTTAACACATTCTCTATGCGGATCag GGAATGGTACTCCTACCACTTCCCGGAGCTGATCAACATTGTCCCCGAGAACAACTTGTACACCAGATGTGCGGAGTACATCAAAGACCGCAAGACCCTCAACGAGGAGTCCGTGGAGCCTCTCACCGAGATCCTGGGGGACTCGGAGAAGGCCCAGGCTATCATCGACGCGTCCAAAATGTCCATGGGCATGGATATATCGCCTGTGGACTTGATCAACATTCAAATGTTTGCTGGGAGAGTAGTGGCTCTCAGTAATTATAG GAAGCAGATATCAGAATACCTGCACACAAAGATGCAGTCGGTGGCTCCTAACCTGACGACGCTAGTTGGGGACCAGGTCGGAGCCCGACTCATCTCCAAAGCAGGCTCTCTCACCAGTCTGGCTAAATACCCCGCCTCCACACTACAGATATTGG GTGCCGAGAAAGCGCTGTTCCGTGCTCTCAAGACCCGTTCAAATACGCCCAAGTACGGTTTACTGTACCACTCGTCGTTCATCGGCCGCGCTGGCTTGAAGAACAAGGGCCGCATCAGCCGGTACTTGGCCAACAAGTGCTCCATCGCATCCAGGATCGACTGCTTCTCAG AAACCCAATCGTCAGTATTCGGAGAGAAACTACGCCAGCAAGTTGAGGACCGTTTGAAGTTCTACGAGACCGGAGACATTCCCAAAAAGAATATTGAAGTCATGAAGGAAGCTATAGACGAGTTGCAACAATCTGTAGAAGCTGAAGCCAGTGccaagaagaagaaaaagaagaagaagaaggaacGAGATGAAGCGATGGATGAAGATTAA
- the LOC142983656 gene encoding uncharacterized protein LOC142983656 has translation MATIMTQRDIVVTFKKETILTVGILSKLHPMSAELNREIFKDNALDKPTQNLFNHLAQYLVSIIDNQAGSGLPWPLYDTKTERAFRNGLSSFIDEYSSKGLLSPVMSSYLVNPGCYKVTQLMFQMSQLALQKVLLSKMYRESQKKLYNDMTESYKSQKEDFIEDIKKETVTMSSKFSNYLSKREKLEKIAEIMRKRITEMETKMSNLEAQKYINELVDGFIKKNKLDDATKTEILNIKNVNKPSKYFEAWLLDMDEKITQMESKWEEKVSPFLNLAVDTQNSTEMLIARQTGEADKSTYMLEYNPKTDDICTKDLQTQVNSEQKYILKNIIKHNQLNFPNLVRGFLIAVSFIQKNAEHGDEIYKFNEYLDGGRRNFSEMVSAMRILVDRVMNAEAKLQPRQVTYNQSISLKDFAEIPPLPDLSDIKMGKDPHTQIVFDTFTPLNISKHQFNLRRKTTTMFAKPQSRSLLIAPFYQGPRDDFLKSLISCRISSYDRPNTTHNFNMSVMSQTNFRNNETIAECSSGFTKQQIMRLLSTKKSSSSKKFKYKTERPNNTNIKKGGLFNESIQVQQQTSTDSNGLYRSYSSPNLFENRERKSRIPRKLSVMQEDCPLLEVSGISALDKDNSFATPEGVVRLTNTRKLFDATSLPVISITPEPEKVNVSNEIGCNSTKVNFADFSIPKLNETPIEKEDSKTETPKNNSQLIRKTSSLEKIINRFKKVRANVLPEKDDDEFKTIVEEKENMNMVNVDIYAANRILLPDLLSPSCSVLSKKSGDFMDQCLDIDEVVSRKPRESLGTALGVDHTFLDQFDLID, from the exons ATGGCGACAATTATGACGCAGAGGGATATTGTTGTGACTTTCAAAAAGGAGACTATTTTGACTGTGGGGATACTGAGCAAGCTGCATCCGATGTCTGCAGAGCTGAACAGAGAGATATTTAAAGACAACGCGCTCGATAAACCAACACAAAATCTTTTTAATCATCTTGCACAATATTTAGTGTCTATAATCGATAATCAGGCGGGCAGTGGCTTGCCCTGGCCTTTGTATGACACGAAGACTGAGAGAGCGTTCAGAAACGGTCTATCGAGCTTCATAGATGAGTATAGCAGTAAAGGTTTACTGTCCCCAGTCATGTCTTCGTATTTGGTGAATCCCGGCTGCTACAAAGTCACTCAGCTTATGTTCCAAATGTCACAACTAGCGTTACAGAAGGTACTGTTGTCTAAAATGTACAGAGAAAGTCAGAAAAAGCTTTACAATGATATGACAGAAAGCTATAAATCACAGAAAGAAGATTTTattgaagatataaaaaaagaaactgtTACTATGTCAAGTAAGTTTTCTAATTACTTGTCTAAGAGAGAAAAGTTAGAAAAAATTGCAGAGATTATGCGTAAAAGAATAACGGAGATGGAAACAAAGATGTCTAATTTAGAAGCTCAGAAGTACATTAACGAGTTAGTCGATGGTtttatcaagaaaaataaattagacgATGCAACGAAAACAGAAATATTGAACATTAAGAATGTGAACAAACCGTCCAAATATTTTGAAGCCTGGCTTTTAGATATGGACgaaaaaattacacaaatgGAAAGTAAATGGGAAGAGAAAGTCTCACCATTCTTAAATTTAGCAGTAGACACTCAAAATTCTACTGAAATGTTGATAGCACGGCAAACGGGTGAAGCAGATAAAAGTACGTACATGTTAGAGTACAACCCTAAGACAGATGACATATGTACAAAGGACCTACAAACTCAAGTGAACAGTGAACAGAAAtatatactaaaaaatataataaaacataatcagTTGAATTTCCCAAACCTTGTGCGAGGTTTCCTTATAGCGGTGTCATTTATACAAAAGAATGCAGAACATGGAGACGAGATATATAAGTTTAATGAGTACTTGGACGGTGGGAGAAGGAATTTCTCCGAGATGGTGTCCGCTATGAGAATATTGGTGGACAGAGTGATGAATGCGGAAGCTAAGCTACAG CCCAGACAAGTAACATACAACCAGTCAATATCACTGAAGGACTTTGCCGAAATACCACCATTACCTGACCTATCAGATATCAAAATGGGCAAGGACCCACACACGCAAATAGTGTTCGACACTTTCACACCACTAAACATATCCAAACATCAATTCAACTTGAGAAGAAAAACTACCACAATGTTTGCTAAACCTCAGTCACGATCGTTGCTCATTGCTCCATTCTACCAAGGACCGAGAGATGACTTCCTAAAAAGCCTTATATCATGTCGAATCAGTTCCTATGACCGTCCAAACACTACACACAACTTTAACATGTCCGTAATGTCACAAACTAACTTCCGAAACAATGAAACGATAGCTGAATGCTCGTCAGGTTTCACAAAGCAACAGATTATgaggttgttgtctactaaaaaGTCGAGTAGCtctaaaaagtttaaatataaaactgaaaggccAAATAACACGAATATTAAGAAAGGTGGGCTGTTTAATGAATCGATACAAGTCCAACAACAAACTTCTACAGATAGCAACGGTTTATATAGAAGTTATTCTTCACCAAATCTCTTTGAGAACAGAGAGAGGAAGTCCAGGATACCTCGGAAGTTATCTGTTATGCAGGAAGACTGTCCGTTATTAGAAGTATCTGGTATTTCAGCGTTAGATAAAGATAATAGTTTCGCAACACCTGAAGGTGTTGTACGTCTAACAAATACGAGAAAGCTATTTGACGCAACTAGTTTACCAGTTATATCAATCACACCGGAACCAGAAAAGGTAAACGTCTCAAATGAAATCGGTTGCAATTCAACTAAAGTCAATTTCGCCGATTTTAGTataccaaaattaaatgaaacacCCATAGAAAAGGAAGATTCAAAGACTGAAACACCTAAGAACAATTCACAATTGATTAGAAAGACTAGTTCGTtagagaaaattataaataggttTAAGAAAGTCAGGGCTAACGTCTTGCCGGAGAAAGATGATGATGAATTTAAGACTATCGTTGAAGAGAAAGAGAATATGAATATGGTTAATGTTGATATTTACGCTGCAAATAGGATCTTATTGCCTGACTTATTAAGTCCAAGTTGCAGTGTGTTGTCGAAGAAGTCTGGGGACTTTATGGACCAGTGTCTTGATATAGATGAGGTGGTGTCCAGGAAGCCCCGGGAGAGCCTCGGTACTGCACTGGGTGTGGACCATACTTTCCTAGATCAGTTTGATTTAATAGACTAG
- the LOC142983662 gene encoding retinol dehydrogenase 14 → MIVAEAWKASYLYWVFPVLIILTVLAFLGIFGVLFSIRLFAKYTCGRFRKPTRMDGKTVIVTGCTSGIGKETAKDLAKRGANVIMACRNVEAAEKIKDQIIDSTKNTKVSVRKLDLSSFSSIREFAADINKTEDKLDVLIHNAGYAETFKKQRSVDDIEMTMETNHYGPFLLTHLLIDLLKKSAPSRVVIVASSLYRLASVNLENPNPVDTLPGYLYYASKEANILFARELARRLEGTGVTVNCLHPGLIDTGIWRSVPAPLSWGLALINKCFFKTPQQGCQTTVMLAVDEKLEKVSGKYFSDCRESSVSRSASDMNRAKKLWEISERMVKLEENDPKI, encoded by the exons ATGATTGTAGCCGAAGCGTGGAAGGCGAGCTACCTCTACTGGGTGTTCCCTGTGCTCATCATCCTCACAGTCCTCGCTTTTCTCGGTATCTTCGGCGTGCTCTTCTCCATCCGTCTCTTCGCGAAGTACACCTGCGGGAGGTTCCGCAAACCGACCAGAATGGACGGCAAGACGGTCATCGTGACTGGCTGCACCAGCGGCATCGGCAAGGAAACGGCTAAGGATCTCGCTAAAAGAGGAGCTAATGTTATCATGGCGTGCAGGAATGTTGAGGCTGCTGAGAAGATCAAAG ATCAAATCATAGACTCAACAAAGAACACTAAAGTGTCAGTCAGAAAGCTGGACCTGAGCTCATTCTCCTCGATCCGAGAGTTCGCAGCCGACATCAACAAGACGGAAGACAAACTGGACGTCTTGATTCACAACGCCGGCTACGCAGAGACGTTCAAGAAACAACGCTCAGTCGACGACATCGAAATGACCATGGAAACAAACCACTACGGACCTTTCTTACTCACCCATCTGTTAATAGACCTGCTCAAAAAGAGCGCTCCATCAAGAGTCGTAATCGTTGCTTCATCTTTGTACCGTCTAGCATCCGTTAATCTGGAAAATCCAAACCCTGTTGACACATTACCTGGATATTTATACTACGCGTCGAAAGAAGCCAACATACTTTTTGCGCGGGAATTGGCGCGCAGATTAGAAGGCACAGGCGTTACGGTAAACTGCCTACATCCAGGCTTAATCGATACCGGCATTTGGAGGTCTGTCCCCGCACCGTTGAGCTGGGGTCttgctttaataaataaatgctttttcaAGACCCCACAACAAGGTTGTCAAACCACTGTAATGTTGGCTGTCGATGAAAAATTAGAAAAGGTATCTGGTAAGTATTTTTCAGATTGCAGAGAAAGCTCGGTGTCACGGTCTGCCAGTGACATGAATAGGGCAAAGAAACTCTGGGAGATTTCCGAACGAATGGTCAAGTTGGAAGAAAATGATCccaaaatttaa